Proteins encoded together in one Anaerococcus murdochii window:
- the ruvA gene encoding Holliday junction branch migration protein RuvA, producing the protein MISYIKGDVKEISEEGFVIENNNIGYFINSTLTSLSNIQINNEYKIYTSMQVREDDISIYGFYSKEELEMFLLLISVSSIGPKIALGMLSSISSDEIKLAIVNNDIDKLTKAKGIGKKTASRIILELVDKVKKMALPDANKIEQVSPVENDNLGVARDALKNLGYMENDIARVLSELRDADLNLEALIKESLKRLI; encoded by the coding sequence ATGATTTCATACATAAAAGGTGATGTTAAGGAAATTAGTGAAGAGGGATTTGTTATAGAAAATAACAATATAGGTTATTTTATAAATTCTACTCTCACAAGTCTTTCAAACATCCAAATAAACAACGAATACAAAATTTATACATCAATGCAGGTAAGGGAAGATGATATTTCTATCTATGGATTTTATTCCAAAGAAGAATTAGAAATGTTTCTGCTTTTAATTTCTGTATCAAGTATAGGCCCAAAGATTGCCCTAGGCATGCTCTCATCAATAAGTTCTGATGAGATTAAGTTAGCAATTGTTAATAATGATATAGATAAGCTTACAAAAGCTAAGGGAATTGGAAAGAAAACTGCATCAAGGATTATCCTTGAATTGGTTGATAAAGTTAAGAAAATGGCTCTTCCAGATGCAAATAAGATAGAACAAGTTAGTCCAGTTGAAAACGACAATTTAGGTGTTGCTCGAGATGCTCTTAAGAACTTAGGCTATATGGAAAATGATATAGCAAGGGTCTTAAGTGAATTAAGAGATGCTGACCTAAACCTTGAAGCTTTGATTAAAGAAAGTTTAAAAAGACTCATTTAG
- the ruvB gene encoding Holliday junction branch migration DNA helicase RuvB — protein MFDENTRIVGSNEQIEDLKQENSIRPRWLKDYIGQDKAKEKLDIFIKSSLSRKEPLDHVLLQGPPGLGKTTLSTIIANELGVNLRVTSGPAIERPSDLASILTNLAEGDVLFIDEIHRINRSVEEILYSAMEDFVLDIIVGKGPNAQSIRIDLEKFTLIGATTRAGMLSAPLRDRFGVLLSLNLYDSKDLTTIVKRSASILDIPIDDKGAVEIAKRSRGTPRIANRLLKRVRDYAIVKADDKIDYETSKKGLELLEIDPMGLDTMDKKIILTMYENFAGGPVGVDTIAASTGIENVTIEDVYEPYLLQIGFISRTPRGRILTRKAYEHYGLKYED, from the coding sequence ATGTTTGACGAAAATACAAGAATAGTAGGTTCTAACGAGCAAATCGAAGACCTAAAACAAGAAAATTCCATAAGACCAAGGTGGCTAAAGGACTATATTGGTCAAGATAAAGCCAAAGAAAAGCTTGATATTTTTATAAAGTCTTCTCTTTCAAGAAAAGAACCCCTTGACCATGTCTTACTCCAAGGACCTCCAGGTTTAGGTAAGACAACACTTTCAACTATAATTGCCAATGAACTTGGGGTAAATTTACGTGTTACAAGTGGACCTGCCATAGAAAGGCCATCTGACCTTGCATCAATTCTTACAAATCTTGCTGAAGGCGATGTTTTATTTATCGATGAAATCCATAGGATTAATAGATCAGTAGAAGAAATATTGTATTCAGCTATGGAAGACTTTGTCCTTGATATTATTGTAGGAAAGGGCCCGAATGCCCAATCAATAAGAATTGACCTAGAAAAATTCACTCTTATAGGTGCAACTACAAGGGCAGGTATGCTTTCAGCCCCACTTAGAGATAGGTTTGGAGTTCTTTTATCCTTGAACTTATACGATAGCAAAGACCTAACAACTATTGTTAAGAGGTCTGCAAGTATTTTAGACATACCAATAGATGATAAAGGTGCGGTTGAGATTGCAAAAAGATCTAGGGGAACACCTAGGATTGCCAATAGGTTATTAAAAAGAGTTAGGGATTACGCCATAGTTAAGGCAGATGATAAGATTGATTATGAGACAAGCAAGAAGGGACTAGAACTTCTTGAAATTGACCCAATGGGTCTTGATACTATGGATAAGAAAATTATACTTACAATGTATGAAAACTTTGCAGGTGGTCCAGTTGGTGTGGATACAATAGCTGCATCTACCGGTATAGAAAATGTAACAATTGAGGATGTCTATGAGCCTTATTTACTTCAGATAGGCTTTATATCAAGGACACCAAGGGGTAGAATTTTGACTAGAAAAGCCTATGAGCACTATGGCTTAAAATATGAGGATTAG
- the queA gene encoding tRNA preQ1(34) S-adenosylmethionine ribosyltransferase-isomerase QueA, producing the protein MRTSEFDYYLPEELIAQHPTSKRDEARMMVLDKITGERQDKYFYNIIDFLKPGDVLVLNDTRVIPARLFGHRPEKEEKIEVFLLNNTEGSKWEVLVRPGKKMKIGTEVIFSDELSCKVIDIKEDGNRIVEFYFEGIFGEILDRLGNMPLPPYIKEKLKDNEDYQTVYSKNPGSVAAPTAGLHFTKELLEEIEAKGVKLAYLTLDVGLGTFRPVNEDEITDHKMHSEFYTLSEETAEILNAAKNEGRRIIAVGTTSIRTLESVYKKNNKICADSGWTDIFIYPGFEFKVVDAIITNFHLPKSTLIMLIAAFTSKDIILDAYNDAVSKKYRFFSFGDCMFIK; encoded by the coding sequence ATGAGAACAAGCGAATTTGATTATTATTTACCAGAAGAATTAATAGCCCAACATCCAACCAGCAAAAGAGATGAAGCTAGGATGATGGTCTTAGATAAAATTACAGGGGAAAGGCAAGATAAGTATTTTTATAATATTATAGACTTCCTTAAACCAGGTGATGTACTTGTATTGAATGATACAAGGGTAATACCTGCTAGGCTTTTTGGCCATAGACCTGAAAAAGAAGAGAAAATTGAGGTATTTTTATTAAATAATACCGAAGGCTCAAAATGGGAAGTCCTTGTCAGACCAGGCAAGAAGATGAAAATCGGAACAGAAGTAATATTTTCCGATGAACTTTCTTGCAAAGTTATTGATATAAAAGAAGATGGCAATAGGATTGTAGAATTTTATTTTGAAGGAATTTTTGGTGAAATTCTTGATAGACTTGGGAATATGCCTCTTCCACCATATATAAAAGAAAAACTTAAAGATAATGAAGATTACCAAACAGTTTATTCAAAAAATCCTGGTTCTGTGGCAGCACCAACCGCTGGTCTTCATTTTACCAAAGAATTATTAGAAGAAATCGAAGCTAAGGGTGTTAAGCTTGCTTATTTAACTTTAGATGTAGGCCTAGGTACCTTTAGACCAGTAAATGAAGATGAAATTACTGACCATAAGATGCATTCTGAGTTTTATACCCTTAGCGAAGAGACAGCTGAAATTTTAAATGCTGCTAAAAATGAGGGGAGGAGAATAATTGCAGTAGGAACTACTTCAATTAGGACTTTGGAATCTGTATATAAGAAAAACAACAAGATTTGTGCTGATTCAGGATGGACAGATATATTTATCTATCCTGGATTTGAATTTAAAGTGGTTGATGCGATTATAACTAATTTCCACCTACCGAAATCAACTTTAATTATGCTAATCGCTGCCTTTACAAGTAAGGATATAATTTTAGATGCTTATAATGATGCTGTTAGCAAGAAATATAGATTTTTCTCCTTTGGAGACTGCATGTTCATTAAATAG
- the tgt gene encoding tRNA guanosine(34) transglycosylase Tgt, translating to MPLKYELIKKDKYTNARVGVIHTASGDIPTPIFMPVGTVGTVKTMTVDDLKEMGAKIILGNTYHLYLKPGMDIMKKAGGLHKFMNWDRPILTDSGGFQVFSLADNRKISEDGVMFRSHIDGSKHFFTPEKSIEIQNDIHSDIMMSFDECVDANASYDYVKNSMERTLRWAKRGLDYHKANSHPDQSLFGIVQGGMFKDLREISARETVAMDFDGYSIGGLSVGETKEEMIDILNFTTPLLPEDKPRYNMGVGTPDYLFESFEAGIDMADCVLPTRIARNGTALTSEGRVVIKNATYKEDFSPLDPECDCYTCSNYSRAYLRHLVNAKEILGARLLSYHNLYFLLKMCENIREAIMNDSFLDYKKEFYEKYGY from the coding sequence ATGCCTTTAAAATACGAATTGATAAAAAAAGATAAATACACAAATGCTAGAGTTGGTGTCATTCACACTGCTAGTGGTGACATACCAACACCAATCTTTATGCCAGTAGGAACTGTTGGAACTGTTAAAACAATGACGGTCGATGATCTAAAGGAAATGGGAGCTAAGATTATCCTTGGTAATACCTACCACCTATATTTAAAACCAGGTATGGATATTATGAAAAAGGCTGGTGGTCTCCATAAATTCATGAACTGGGATAGACCCATCCTTACAGATTCTGGCGGATTCCAGGTTTTTTCTCTAGCAGACAATAGGAAGATAAGTGAAGATGGAGTTATGTTTAGGTCTCACATTGATGGGTCCAAACACTTTTTTACACCAGAAAAATCAATAGAAATTCAAAATGACATCCATTCAGATATAATGATGAGTTTTGATGAGTGTGTAGATGCCAATGCTAGCTATGATTATGTAAAAAATTCTATGGAAAGAACCCTTAGATGGGCAAAAAGAGGTCTTGACTATCATAAGGCAAATTCTCATCCTGATCAATCTCTTTTTGGAATCGTCCAAGGCGGGATGTTTAAAGACTTAAGAGAGATTTCTGCAAGAGAGACTGTAGCTATGGACTTTGATGGATATTCGATTGGCGGCCTTTCAGTTGGCGAAACAAAAGAAGAAATGATAGATATACTTAATTTCACAACTCCACTTCTTCCTGAAGATAAGCCAAGATACAACATGGGTGTAGGTACACCAGATTATCTTTTTGAGTCATTTGAGGCTGGAATTGATATGGCTGACTGCGTTCTTCCAACAAGAATAGCTAGAAATGGTACTGCTCTTACATCAGAGGGAAGGGTTGTTATCAAGAATGCAACCTACAAGGAAGATTTTTCCCCACTTGATCCTGAGTGTGATTGTTACACATGTTCTAATTATTCCAGGGCCTACCTAAGACATTTGGTAAATGCAAAAGAGATTTTGGGAGCAAGACTTCTTTCTTACCACAATTTATATTTCTTATTAAAGATGTGTGAAAATATCAGAGAAGCCATAATGAATGATTCATTCTTAGATTATAAAAAAGAATTTTACGAAAAATACGGTTATTAA
- a CDS encoding preprotein translocase subunit YajC → MKLEYIILIILAVGFYYTNILEFRKEKNRENFINDNLKISSKVITRSGILGYVTNINKNEVTIVTGEVEKPSYLIIEKSYIENILE, encoded by the coding sequence ATGAAACTAGAATATATAATTTTAATTATCTTAGCAGTAGGGTTTTATTACACAAATATACTAGAATTTAGGAAAGAAAAGAATAGAGAAAATTTTATTAATGACAATCTAAAAATATCTTCAAAAGTTATTACAAGATCAGGGATCCTTGGCTATGTAACAAATATTAATAAAAATGAAGTTACTATAGTAACAGGTGAAGTTGAAAAACCGTCATATCTGATTATTGAAAAATCATATATAGAAAATATTTTGGAATAG
- the recJ gene encoding single-stranded-DNA-specific exonuclease RecJ: MANWFIYNKKQNYINNLKLGNISKLDALVLGNRDIIDPAKVDMYLNPELSKLHDPFLLNDMDMAVDLIIETMKKGGEIRIFGDYDQDGIASVMTLMDGLLFYYDNISYDIPHRVEEGYGISSKMSDQAIQDKVSLVITCDNGITGFDQIDNLKEAGINVIVTDHHQIQKEENDEWLDQILPNADAVINPKRLDSTYPFDDLCGAGVSFKLIQGLYQRLDGDEYYLYSLLEYVAMGTVCDIVSLTDENRIFVIEGLKRLNETEKIGLRALLDETGWDREIDEYTLGFILGPLMNSTGRLKSAKLAIDLLVEEDIDKIYEMARDLVKLNNERKSLTETAYNTAVEIINENSYDKDDVIIVYAPDINESICGIVAGRIKEKYFRPTIILTNAKEEGLAKGSGRSIPAYNMYDKISPYADKLESFGGHPMACGLSISIKKIDEFRKFLNENSKLSKADKEDYINIDTQIPISKLSLEFAESLDRFKPFGKDNSRPVFANKGVDIAAISLIGKDKNTLRLSLFQNGTYYNAIKFQAEDDYNYLKEKFNGDILGKKIDIVYYPDVNEFRGNRTLQLKLIDIR; this comes from the coding sequence ATGGCAAACTGGTTTATTTATAACAAAAAACAAAATTATATAAACAATCTTAAGCTGGGAAATATCTCTAAACTTGATGCCCTTGTTTTGGGAAATAGAGATATTATTGACCCAGCAAAGGTAGATATGTATTTAAATCCCGAATTATCAAAGCTCCATGATCCTTTTTTATTAAATGACATGGATATGGCTGTAGATTTGATTATTGAAACCATGAAAAAAGGTGGGGAGATAAGAATATTTGGAGATTATGACCAAGACGGCATAGCGTCAGTAATGACTCTGATGGATGGTCTTTTATTTTATTATGACAATATTTCTTATGACATTCCGCATAGGGTCGAAGAAGGCTATGGGATATCTTCAAAAATGAGCGATCAAGCCATCCAAGATAAAGTTTCATTAGTAATTACCTGTGATAATGGTATTACGGGATTTGATCAAATTGATAACCTAAAAGAAGCAGGAATTAATGTCATAGTTACTGACCACCATCAAATTCAAAAAGAAGAAAATGATGAATGGCTTGATCAAATACTCCCAAATGCTGATGCTGTTATCAATCCTAAAAGACTTGATTCTACTTATCCATTTGATGACTTATGTGGAGCAGGTGTTAGTTTTAAATTAATTCAAGGACTTTATCAAAGACTTGACGGTGATGAATATTATTTATATTCCCTATTAGAATATGTGGCTATGGGCACAGTTTGTGATATCGTTTCACTTACAGATGAAAATAGGATTTTTGTCATAGAAGGTCTTAAGAGATTAAATGAGACAGAAAAAATTGGTCTAAGGGCACTTCTCGATGAAACTGGTTGGGATAGGGAAATTGATGAATACACTCTTGGATTTATACTAGGACCTCTTATGAATTCTACTGGCAGATTAAAAAGTGCAAAACTTGCCATAGACCTACTTGTAGAAGAAGATATAGATAAAATATATGAAATGGCAAGGGACTTAGTTAAACTTAACAACGAGAGAAAATCCTTAACTGAAACTGCCTATAATACGGCTGTTGAAATTATAAATGAAAATTCCTATGATAAGGACGATGTAATCATAGTATATGCTCCAGATATAAATGAATCCATTTGTGGTATTGTAGCAGGTAGAATTAAGGAAAAATATTTTAGACCAACAATAATACTTACAAACGCTAAGGAAGAAGGTCTTGCTAAAGGGTCCGGTAGATCAATTCCTGCTTACAATATGTATGATAAAATAAGTCCTTATGCTGATAAACTTGAGTCATTTGGAGGTCATCCTATGGCTTGCGGCTTATCGATAAGTATCAAAAAAATAGATGAATTTAGGAAATTTTTAAACGAAAATTCAAAGTTATCAAAGGCTGATAAAGAAGATTATATAAATATTGACACTCAAATTCCTATTTCTAAGCTCTCTTTAGAATTTGCGGAAAGTCTAGACAGATTTAAACCTTTTGGGAAAGATAATTCTAGACCGGTTTTTGCAAATAAAGGTGTAGATATTGCAGCAATATCTTTGATTGGTAAAGATAAAAATACCTTAAGATTATCCTTGTTTCAGAATGGAACTTACTACAATGCTATTAAATTTCAGGCGGAAGATGATTATAATTACTTAAAAGAGAAATTTAATGGAGATATTCTAGGCAAAAAAATTGATATTGTTTACTATCCAGATGTGAATGAATTTAGGGGAAATAGAACCCTTCAACTAAAATTAATTGATATTAGGTGA
- a CDS encoding RelA/SpoT family protein, which yields MATNFNKEFIKFKELILKNNPHANIDLIKKAYDFGVLHHNGQKRNSGEDYFIHPIAVASNLSDMKLDDETICAGLMHDVLEDTDVTRDEMKAAFGEEITFLVDGVTKLKNLNYTSKEEKQAENIRKMVMAMANDVRVVLIKLADRLHNMRTLEYMTRSKQLQKANETIEIYVPLAHRLGIYSLKWELEDLCFRYQEPEKYYELAEMVSVKRRERENYINEIIDTLTKSLESTNINFEISGRPKSLYSINKKMERNKIAFEEIYDLTAVRVLVDTIAECYAVLGKVHSLWRPIPNRIKDYIGQPKPNGYRSLHTTVFGDDSKPFEVQIRTRKMHRECEFGVAAHWRYKENKKTKSEFDDAMSFLRQIVEWQQEGGKDVNNEEFMETLKTDFFSREIYVYSPAGEVYSLPINSCAIDFAYKIHTEVGNSCVGAKVNGRMVPITQPLKTGDLVEIITSKNSQGPSRDWLNIVKSNQAKSKIKQFFKRFDKEENIEIGKSSVARDLKKYRQNYRYLLKEEWLAEIASDLGFPSEDEMYASVGYGKTTAEQVSQKLIRKDKEGLKKEELSKPLDINQKEINTQVTNEIRVSDLEDDVEVKFAKCCTPVPGDPIIGFITKGNGISVHVKTCPNIINSKSPERLIDVYWQNLSTDKFPVKIQIISANGPSILYEVSKMMSTFDVNILSINARTDSDAGIMDLVIEVTSTEQLDNVIKKLKTIKTVSDVFRVKS from the coding sequence ATGGCAACCAATTTTAATAAAGAATTTATAAAATTTAAAGAACTAATTTTAAAAAATAATCCACACGCTAACATAGATCTTATAAAAAAGGCCTATGATTTTGGCGTTCTCCACCATAATGGACAGAAGAGAAATTCTGGAGAAGATTATTTTATCCACCCGATTGCCGTTGCGTCTAATTTATCAGATATGAAACTAGATGATGAAACTATTTGTGCTGGTTTAATGCACGATGTCCTAGAAGACACTGATGTTACTAGAGATGAGATGAAAGCTGCGTTTGGTGAAGAAATTACTTTTTTAGTTGATGGAGTTACTAAGCTTAAAAATCTTAATTATACTTCAAAAGAAGAAAAACAAGCTGAAAATATTAGAAAAATGGTTATGGCTATGGCAAATGACGTAAGGGTAGTCCTTATAAAACTTGCTGATAGGCTTCATAATATGAGAACCCTAGAATATATGACTAGGTCCAAACAATTACAAAAGGCGAATGAAACTATTGAAATATATGTGCCTCTTGCCCACAGACTTGGAATCTATTCTTTGAAATGGGAATTAGAAGATCTTTGTTTTAGATACCAGGAACCAGAAAAATACTATGAACTTGCCGAAATGGTAAGTGTAAAAAGACGTGAGAGAGAAAATTACATCAACGAAATAATTGATACATTAACAAAATCTCTTGAGTCAACAAATATTAATTTTGAAATTTCTGGTAGACCAAAGTCTTTATATTCCATAAATAAAAAAATGGAAAGAAATAAGATTGCTTTTGAAGAAATTTACGATCTTACCGCTGTAAGGGTCCTTGTTGATACTATTGCTGAATGTTATGCGGTTTTGGGTAAGGTTCACTCATTGTGGAGACCAATACCAAATAGGATTAAAGACTACATTGGCCAACCTAAACCAAATGGTTACAGGTCACTTCACACTACAGTATTTGGTGATGACTCCAAACCTTTTGAAGTTCAAATTAGGACTCGAAAGATGCACAGAGAGTGTGAATTTGGCGTAGCTGCCCATTGGCGTTATAAAGAAAATAAAAAGACAAAGTCAGAGTTTGACGATGCAATGAGCTTTTTAAGGCAGATTGTAGAATGGCAGCAAGAAGGCGGTAAGGATGTTAATAATGAAGAGTTCATGGAGACTCTTAAGACAGATTTTTTCTCAAGAGAAATATATGTCTATTCACCAGCTGGTGAAGTTTATTCCTTACCAATTAATTCATGTGCAATTGATTTTGCCTACAAAATCCATACTGAAGTTGGAAATTCTTGTGTTGGTGCAAAAGTTAATGGAAGAATGGTTCCTATAACCCAACCATTAAAAACTGGGGATTTGGTAGAAATTATTACCAGTAAAAATTCTCAAGGACCAAGTAGAGACTGGCTTAATATTGTTAAAAGCAACCAAGCAAAGTCAAAAATTAAACAATTTTTCAAGCGATTTGATAAGGAAGAAAATATTGAAATTGGTAAATCTTCAGTAGCTCGTGACCTTAAAAAATATAGGCAAAACTACAGATATCTCCTTAAGGAAGAATGGCTTGCTGAAATAGCATCCGATTTGGGATTCCCATCTGAAGATGAGATGTATGCATCAGTTGGTTATGGCAAAACTACCGCCGAACAAGTAAGCCAGAAATTAATTAGGAAAGATAAGGAAGGGCTTAAAAAAGAAGAACTAAGCAAACCATTAGATATAAATCAAAAAGAAATTAATACCCAAGTTACTAACGAGATTAGGGTATCAGATCTCGAGGATGATGTTGAGGTTAAGTTCGCTAAATGCTGTACTCCTGTGCCAGGAGATCCAATTATAGGATTTATTACTAAGGGAAATGGAATATCAGTCCACGTTAAAACTTGCCCTAATATCATCAATTCAAAGTCTCCAGAAAGACTAATTGATGTATACTGGCAAAACCTATCTACAGATAAGTTTCCAGTTAAAATCCAAATTATTTCTGCAAATGGACCCTCAATTTTATATGAGGTTTCTAAGATGATGTCAACCTTTGACGTTAATATCTTAAGCATCAACGCAAGGACTGACAGTGATGCAGGTATTATGGACTTGGTTATAGAAGTTACAAGTACAGAACAATTAGACAATGTAATTAAGAAACTAAAGACAATTAAAACTGTCTCAGATGTATTTAGGGTGAAAAGTTAA
- the dtd gene encoding D-aminoacyl-tRNA deacylase: MRAIIQKVTKANVVVEGDLISEIGNGYMILIAVKDTDNKDDLAYIKRKIANLRIFEDEEGKMNLSLKDTGGEILLVSQFTLYGDARKGNRPSFTESAGLEKANDYYEKLRDELVNEGFIVKTGQFQAHMEVSLVNDGPVTIILDSERIF; the protein is encoded by the coding sequence ATGAGAGCAATTATACAAAAAGTTACAAAGGCAAATGTTGTAGTAGAAGGTGACTTAATTTCTGAAATAGGAAATGGATACATGATTCTAATAGCCGTCAAAGATACTGACAACAAAGATGACCTTGCCTATATAAAAAGAAAAATAGCAAATTTAAGAATTTTTGAAGATGAAGAAGGAAAAATGAACCTAAGCCTTAAGGACACAGGTGGTGAAATACTCCTTGTTAGTCAATTTACACTTTATGGTGATGCTAGAAAAGGCAATAGACCATCTTTTACCGAATCAGCCGGACTTGAAAAAGCAAATGATTATTATGAAAAACTTCGTGATGAGCTAGTAAATGAAGGTTTCATCGTAAAAACTGGTCAGTTTCAAGCCCATATGGAAGTAAGTCTTGTAAATGACGGACCTGTTACAATTATTCTTGATAGTGAAAGGATATTTTAA
- a CDS encoding MBL fold metallo-hydrolase, which produces MEINKFTLGPVMTNTYIVHENGRGFIVDCPYPSSALDKFIEDNKIKIEFIILTHTHFDHVTGLKYYKDRFGVDVYASEDSKELAEDPNFNLGYHINKLEVPIDHYLKDGEVFSKYNIKAIKTPGHTIDSMSFVLGDAIFTGDTLFRLSVGRTDFPGGSFEEIKDSIINKLGKLDRSAKIYPGHNENSTLGFELDNNPFLQ; this is translated from the coding sequence ATGGAAATTAATAAATTTACCCTAGGCCCTGTTATGACCAATACTTATATAGTCCATGAAAATGGGAGAGGATTTATAGTAGATTGTCCTTACCCATCAAGTGCGCTTGATAAGTTTATAGAAGACAATAAAATAAAAATAGAATTTATTATACTAACTCATACACATTTTGACCATGTAACTGGTTTGAAATATTATAAAGATAGGTTTGGTGTGGATGTTTATGCTTCAGAAGACTCTAAAGAGCTGGCTGAAGATCCTAATTTTAATTTAGGATATCATATAAATAAGCTTGAAGTACCAATTGATCATTACCTTAAGGATGGGGAAGTATTTAGTAAATATAATATTAAGGCTATAAAAACACCTGGCCATACAATAGACTCAATGTCCTTTGTTTTGGGAGATGCTATTTTTACAGGAGATACCTTATTTAGGCTTTCTGTAGGAAGAACAGATTTTCCAGGTGGGTCTTTTGAAGAGATTAAAGACTCTATCATAAATAAACTGGGCAAACTCGATAGGAGTGCAAAGATTTACCCGGGTCATAATGAAAACAGCACTCTAGGATTTGAATTAGACAATAATCCATTTTTACAATAA